Sequence from the Nerophis lumbriciformis linkage group LG02, RoL_Nlum_v2.1, whole genome shotgun sequence genome:
GATGCCCTCCTGCTCCCTGAAGTGCGAGCTGAGGTGGAGCTGCAGGATGTGCGGCGAGGGGAACACCTTGTTGCACAGCGGGCACATGAAGATCTGGGTGTGCGGCGCCGACAGCATGTTGGACACGTACGGCAGCAGCGTGCTGTCCATGCTGGCCGCGTCGGCCTGCGTGCGCTCGCTCTCGCCGCCGAGTATGTCCTCGCTGTCGGCCGCCGCCGGGGGCTTCTCGTCACGGTCCAGCTCGGACGCCAGCGACGCCTCTCGCAGGGCGGAGAGGTGCGCCTCCAAGCCCAGTCTCCTCTGGACCGACAGAGGACCCCCGACCCCGTGGTGGCTCAAGCCCCCGTTGGTGCTGGGAACCGTCGCTTTGGCGATGCCGCTGTGCTCCATCGCATAGTCCCCGCCCCCTAGGTCCTCTTCCTCGTCTGAAGCCACACCCCTCTCCACCTTCACCCTCACCGCCAGCGGGCTTTGCAGCCTGTCCGGTGTGGCTGCACCGCTGAAGTACGTCGGGTGGTGGTTGCCGTGGTTACTGCCGGATGTCGGCTTCACTGACAGGTCCAGGACGCAGTCGGCGGTATCGTTGGACACCCGCCTGCCGCGGTGTCCTCGGGAACCCGCGGAGCGGTGAGACTTCTGGGAAAGCGATCCTGTGGAGCTGGAAGGGCTTCCTGCCGGAGACATCAGCTTGGTGCCTTCCGTCAGGCCCTCGCCGGCCTGCTGCTCCGCCTCTGCGTGACCCGGGCTGGTCGTGGCCATGGCCGGCGTCCGCAACCATAGCGGTGCTCTCTCGCTCTTCCCCTCCTCCTCTTCGTCGCTGTGCAGCAGGTCGGCGGTGGCGGGTCGCCCCGTCGAGCCGTCCGAGAGACTGTCGGCCTTGTCGGAGCAGCTGGAGCCGCCGTCGTCCTCCCTGCGCGTGCTGTCCGCCTCCGCCGTGGCCTTCCGCTTCAGCCGCTTCTTGCACACCTTGACGATGTCGTACATGTGCAGGTAGGAGGCGGCGGCCAGCACGTCCTCTACAGGGAGATCCTGGAACTGCAGCTTGCCCTCGTACATGAACTCCAGCAGCAGGGAGAACGCGGGCGCCGTCACGATGTCGCTGTTGAGGTGCACCACGTCCCGCTTGTCCAGCTGGTCCTTGTAGAAGAGGTGGAAGTACATGCTGCACGAGGCCAGCACGGCGCGGTGCGCTCGAAACTGGGCATCGCCCACCAGGACGGTGGAGTCGCACAGGAAGCCCTGGTGCCGCTGCTCGCTCAGACACTGGAGTAAATGTCTGCTGTGTTCGGGGAACTCCATCCTGCTGTCCTCATAACCTGCGGACACACAAAGGCAACGTCAGATGTTTTAGGGTTTTAATGACGCCTTTAATGCTTTTAAAAGACATTTACGTGAGCGGAGAGACCAAGAATTACAGACTCACTCAAAGACAACAGACTTCATTAAACCCCAGATCAATCTCGTCGTCGTCTGACTAAAATGAAGATGAGCAAAACGATCTCAAACCCGGCCAATTAAAAGACGCGCTAAACAGACAGCGGCGGAGACGGGATGCCAAGCACACATATGGCGCAAACAAAGCGCCGTCGAGACGGCAATAAAcaaaatatacagtaaaaaagaaatacaataacGAGAACCATGCAGAGGAGACAAAACACACAAATCAATTGATGTATTTTTAGCAGCACTGTTACACTGCACTGCTCTCTTAGCAGGAATGTAAATAAGGAAATAATAAAAAGGCTGCACTAAAGTATGCGGTAATAAAGCAGGAGTGCACACCGGAGGAGTTCTGGTGGCAAAGTAGTGCAGCAGTGATGCATCTTTCTGCCTCCTCTGCCTGCACTCTGGCCTGTCGCTGCTCCTACGCTGGTTATTTTTATTAACCCACTTTGGCCTGGCCTGGCACGGCCCTTTTAGGTAACCGGCTTTCAGCTGCACACGCTGTCCTCACGTAcgcaacaaacaaacacacacacacacacacctgcctgCCTGCCACCTCCACAAAGTACAAactagaaaatgaaaaaaaaaaaaaaagtaattttaggaGAAGCTAAATTTGCTGACAAGTGAATAAAAGTCAGACGCAGTAGCGACGAGGTCCCACCTGTTAGCCTCGTCGGTTTGTCCCGCCTGAGAAAGTACATGTCGCTCGTTAGCCCGGACAGTTAAATGGCCTCATTTGAATGAAGCCTCCGCAAGAATGGACGAGTGTGTGTATGCTTGTTCAGACTACTTTTAATGAGGGGAGGggaatggagggggggggggcctaCGGGGACAAGGGTGAACTAGCCCCTCCTTCCTCCTGTCCCCCTCCTCTTGCCCACCACTTCTATCCTTCACTCACGCACGCCTTCCCTCCCGTCGTAGTCTTACGAGAAAAACCTCGCACATCCGCGGAGCTGCCCCTCGCCACCCCTCCCCActccttaacccccccccccccgtctgcCCAGAAGAAGAGAAGATTTACAATACAATCACTGTAAGTGCCCTGCTCGTCACAGCATCAATCCTAATCCTTAAAGATGGCTAAAAATAAAGACAGCGGCGGCGGTTAAAGAGCCGGCAGCGGAAAGGCTCCGGAGGGCAGTCCCGAACCGAGCCGATCCTTCAACTTGGGTCGGGGGGCTGCCGGGGTATCGGGGAGAAAGACGCGAGGctgggacggacggacggacaggCGGGCAGGACAGGCAGCGAGGGCGGCTTAGCCACATCTGATCCAGCTGACGGGGGCCATATGGCAGCTGCTAGCCAGATAAAGAGATTAAGACTAGGAGGGAGTGCGATTACAGCTGTCTAGCCAATTCAGGCAGCTCAAATCTGCAACTTCTAAATTAGTCTCCTCTACTCCGGGCCGGCTCGAGGCGCCCGCACATGCTTTCCAGTGATTTTGCGCAAAAACCTCCCTCACAAGTTAGATTACtgggattacaaatacaaaactggtGATTATTTACTCTTTAAACTTCAGAAAACTCAAACCAAATCAAGAACATTCAAGTTGAAATAATCTTGCTTCTAGTCCACACTCGAGCCACAACTCATCACCTAGACGTCTACTCCCCCAGGTTCAGggtcactctcacacacacacacacacacacacacacacacacacacttacaaacaAGAGTTATAGGAGACGATACCTGCAGCGGTACGCATCAACTTGATTAACTCCACTGTGGCTTGAGGAGCTGCCGGAGCTTTGTGGCTGCTCTTTCTCTTCCCTTCCCTTCCTTCTCTCGCCTCGCTCTGCTTTGCTCGCCCGCCCGCTCTTGAGTCGGCGAGTGGGTaggagacacacacgcacacacacacacaaaaaagctcACTGTTCAAACTGCGAGGGACAGATGCAAAGTGGTGGAGATGTTAGAGGGGGAACGAGataccacctcctcctcctcctaactggcgctcacacacacgcacacacacacacacactcccaggcTGCCTCACAATAAAGGACCGGGGAGGGGTGGATGGCAGCCTGTCAGCTGCTCTGACATCATCCTCAGATGGAGATGCTACCTCCAGCTGTGCTCTTTCTACAGCCATATGCTGCCTCCTCTACACTCCTGCCACCAGACTCCGCTTTCATTTTAACCAACACCACGCAACTTTGTCGCCCCCCCACCCCATTTTTCTACCCCCCCTCTTTCTCTCGCTGGGAAACAACATGAATGACTAACAGCAGCAGCGGCGTGGTTTATTTTCTCGTTTAAATGTTAGTTCAGCcacgcacacacaaa
This genomic interval carries:
- the zbtb18 gene encoding zinc finger and BTB domain-containing protein 18 isoform X3, with the translated sequence MRTAAGYEDSRMEFPEHSRHLLQCLSEQRHQGFLCDSTVLVGDAQFRAHRAVLASCSMYFHLFYKDQLDKRDVVHLNSDIVTAPAFSLLLEFMYEGKLQFQDLPVEDVLAAASYLHMYDIVKVCKKRLKRKATAEADSTRREDDGGSSCSDKADSLSDGSTGRPATADLLHSDEEEEGKSERAPLWLRTPAMATTSPGHAEAEQQAGEGLTEGTKLMSPAGSPSSSTGSLSQKSHRSAGSRGHRGRRVSNDTADCVLDLSVKPTSGSNHGNHHPTYFSGAATPDRLQSPLAVRVKVERGVASDEEEDLGGGDYAMEHSGIAKATVPSTNGGLSHHGVGGPLSVQRRLGLEAHLSALREASLASELDRDEKPPAAADSEDILGGESERTQADAASMDSTLLPYVSNMLSAPHTQIFMCPLCNKVFPSPHILQLHLSSHFREQEGIRAKPAGDVNVPTCTICSKTFSCMYTLKRHERTHSGEKPYTCTTCGKSFQYSHNLSRHAVVHTREKPHACKWCERRFTQSGDLYRHIRKFHCELVNSLSVKSEPLALPNVRDWAIEDSSQELWK
- the zbtb18 gene encoding zinc finger and BTB domain-containing protein 18 isoform X1; its protein translation is MYFLRRDKPTRLTGYEDSRMEFPEHSRHLLQCLSEQRHQGFLCDSTVLVGDAQFRAHRAVLASCSMYFHLFYKDQLDKRDVVHLNSDIVTAPAFSLLLEFMYEGKLQFQDLPVEDVLAAASYLHMYDIVKVCKKRLKRKATAEADSTRREDDGGSSCSDKADSLSDGSTGRPATADLLHSDEEEEGKSERAPLWLRTPAMATTSPGHAEAEQQAGEGLTEGTKLMSPAGSPSSSTGSLSQKSHRSAGSRGHRGRRVSNDTADCVLDLSVKPTSGSNHGNHHPTYFSGAATPDRLQSPLAVRVKVERGVASDEEEDLGGGDYAMEHSGIAKATVPSTNGGLSHHGVGGPLSVQRRLGLEAHLSALREASLASELDRDEKPPAAADSEDILGGESERTQADAASMDSTLLPYVSNMLSAPHTQIFMCPLCNKVFPSPHILQLHLSSHFREQEGIRAKPAGDVNVPTCTICSKTFSCMYTLKRHERTHSGEKPYTCTTCGKSFQYSHNLSRHAVVHTREKPHACKWCERRFTQSGDLYRHIRKFHCELVNSLSVKSEPLALPNVRDWAIEDSSQELWK
- the zbtb18 gene encoding zinc finger and BTB domain-containing protein 18 isoform X2; translation: MEFPEHSRHLLQCLSEQRHQGFLCDSTVLVGDAQFRAHRAVLASCSMYFHLFYKDQLDKRDVVHLNSDIVTAPAFSLLLEFMYEGKLQFQDLPVEDVLAAASYLHMYDIVKVCKKRLKRKATAEADSTRREDDGGSSCSDKADSLSDGSTGRPATADLLHSDEEEEGKSERAPLWLRTPAMATTSPGHAEAEQQAGEGLTEGTKLMSPAGSPSSSTGSLSQKSHRSAGSRGHRGRRVSNDTADCVLDLSVKPTSGSNHGNHHPTYFSGAATPDRLQSPLAVRVKVERGVASDEEEDLGGGDYAMEHSGIAKATVPSTNGGLSHHGVGGPLSVQRRLGLEAHLSALREASLASELDRDEKPPAAADSEDILGGESERTQADAASMDSTLLPYVSNMLSAPHTQIFMCPLCNKVFPSPHILQLHLSSHFREQEGIRAKPAGDVNVPTCTICSKTFSCMYTLKRHERTHSGEKPYTCTTCGKSFQYSHNLSRHAVVHTREKPHACKWCERRFTQSGDLYRHIRKFHCELVNSLSVKSEPLALPNVRDWAIEDSSQELWK